One Trichomycterus rosablanca isolate fTriRos1 chromosome 10, fTriRos1.hap1, whole genome shotgun sequence DNA window includes the following coding sequences:
- the LOC134321456 gene encoding oocyte zinc finger protein XlCOF6-like has protein sequence MQTETCVTSAGRTLDFVGFITPVAQNNGEFQRKIIKVEEPEDGDDLRGGALDSVGHITESGAFQKKSPKKEPEDEEYICGYINQSGELQKMPLKEEEPEDDDYLYCEDCGSFFINKCEVHGPALFIPDTRVPLGVAERARQTLPSGLEVQESCIPDAGLGVFNKGETVPVGAHFGPYQGELVDREEAMNSEYSWVIYKTGQLEKYIDAKNEMLANWMRYVNCARNAGEQNLVAFQYQGLILYRCCQPIRPGQEFLLSYEEKYAKNLSIAFNFIWDRKCSTNRTSSTLSQVFSCSFCPFSFTSQMYLQEHTSRDHYEEYVKLGDNLMPSGCSSTLGTHAFRILALNKIHHCPHGGKSFTQHSQLQIHQRIHTDEKPHQCSRCGKCFKQHSHLEGHLRIHSGEKPYQCLQCGMAFIEKRKLEAHQRIHTGEKPFPCSQCGKSFTEKKNLQGHMKVHTEEKPYNCSQCGKSFKESRTLQQHCCINTGETPYRCLECGKSFTGKKKLQTHQRIHTGEKPYQCSHCGKAFNQKGNLQQHQHIHTGDKPHQCSECGKSFYRQTDLQRHQRIHTGLKPYPCSQCGKSFSHLGTLQQHLRIHTGEKPYQCTQCGKTFNQQGNLQKHQRSHSGEKPYHCSQCGKSFAEKKVLQSHQHCHTGQKPFPCPDCGKTFTAKRNLRTHQRIHTGEKPYYCAQCGKSFTLQSTLQTHQRIHTGERPFRCSQCGKGFTHHSNLQQHQRIHTGEKPFQCSQCGKNFTHQSSFQQHQRLHTGEKRYHCSQCGKSFFRARDLQRHWLMHTGEKPYHCLQCGKSFTEKRKLQTHQCIHTREELHHSSQ, from the exons GTGGATACATAAACCAGAGTGGGGAACTCCAGAAGATGCCTCTGAAGGAAGAAGAACCTGAGGATGATGACTACCTCT ACTGTGAGGATTGCGGCTCCTTCTTCATTAACAAGTGTGAGGTTCACGGTCCAGCTCTTTTCATCCCAGATACCCGTGTTCCTCTTGGGGTTGCTGAGCGAGCCAGACAAACCCTCCCATCTGGCCTAGAAGTCCAGGAGTCTTGTATTCCTGATGCCGGCCTGGGGGTGTTTAATAAAGGGGAGACCGTTCCGGTTGGTGCACACTTCGGACCCTACCAAGGAGAGCTGGTCGACAGAGAGGAAGCCATGAACAGTGAATACTCTTGGGTT ATATACAAGACGGGGCAACTTGAAAAATACATAGATGCCAAGAACGAGATGCTTGCTAACTGGATGAG GTATGTGAACTGCGCTCGGAATGCTGGGGAGCAGAACCTTGTGGCATTCCAGTATCAAGGGCTGATTCTGTACCGTTGCTGTCAACCCATCAGACCTGGACAGGAGTTTTTGTTGTCCTATGAGGAGAAATATGCCAAAAATCTCAGCATTGCCTTCAACTTCATCTGGGACAGGAAGTGTTCCACAAATA GAACGAGCAGCACCCTGTCGCAAGTCTTCTCCTGTTCCTTCTgtccattttcttttacatctcAAATGTACCTTCAGGAACACACCAGTAGAGATCACTATGAGGAATATGTCAAATTGGGAGACAACCTAATGCCCAGTGGTTGCTCCAGTACTCTGGGTACTCATGCTTTTCGCATTCTAGCGCTGAATAAAATCCACCACTGCCCACATGGTGGAAAGAGTTTCACACAACATAGTCAACTccaaatacaccagcgcattcatacagacGAGAAGCCTCATCAGTGCTCGCGGTGTGGGAAATGTTTTAAGCAACACAGTCATTTGGAAGGTCACTTGCgaattcacagtggagagaagccatatcaatgcttacagtgtgggatgGCTTTTATCGAAAAGAGGAAACTGgaagcacaccagcgcattcacacaggagagaagccatttcCCTGCTcgcagtgtggaaagagctttacTGAAAAAAAGAATCTCCAAGGACACATGAAGGTTCACACTGAGGAGAAGCCTTATAACTGCtcgcagtgtgggaagagctttaaagAAAGTAGGACTCTGCAACAGCACTGTTGCATTAACACAGGAGAGACTCCGTATcgctgcttagagtgtggaaagagctttacTGGCAAGAAGAAACTCCAGAcccatcagcgcattcacaccggagagaagcccTATCAGTGCTCGCATTGTGGAAAGGCTTTTAATCAGAAAGGGAATTTGcagcaacaccagcacattcacacaggagacaAGCCACATCAGTGCTCAGAGTGCGGGAAGAGTTTTTACAGACAGACCGATCTTCAGCGCCACCAGCGGATTCACACAGGTCTCAAGCCGTACCCCTGCTCccaatgtgggaagagtttcagTCACCTGGGTACCCTCCAACAACAcctgcgcattcacacaggtgagaagccgtatcagtgcACGCAGTGTGGAAAGACTTTCAATCAGCAGGGAAATCTCCAAAAGCACCAGCGCAGTCACTCTGGAGAGAAGCCCTATCACTGTTCCCAGTGTGGCAAGAGTTTCGCCGAAAAGAAGGTACTCCAGTCACATCAGCACTGCCACACAGGACAGAAGCCGTTCCCCTGTCCAGACTGTGGCAAGACGTTTACCGCGAAAAGGAATCTTCGTAcgcatcagcgcattcacactggagagaagccgtattacTGCGCACAATGCGGCAAGAGTTTCACTCTACAGAGCACTCTCCAAacacatcagcgcattcacaccggagagaggCCGTttcggtgctcacagtgtgggaagggtTTTACTCACCACAGTAATCTCCagcagcaccagcgcattcacacaggagaaaagccgtttcagtgctcGCAGTGTGGCAAGAATTTTACCCACCAGAGTAGTTTTCAACAGCACCAGCGCCTCCACACGGGCGAGAAGCGCTATCACTGTTCACAATGCGGCAAGAGCTTTTTTCGGGCCAGAGATCTCCAACGGCACTGGCTGATGCACACTGGCGAGAAACCCTATCactgcttacagtgtgggaagagttttactgaaAAGCGTAAACTCCAAacacaccagtgcattcacacaaGAGAGGAGCTCCATCATTCTTCACAGTGA